The Saccharopolyspora gloriosae genome window below encodes:
- a CDS encoding DUF2505 domain-containing protein produces the protein MARRIEHRSTSEWPASQVHAALIDLDYLRERLTELGGTRNELVEHAVDGDAVRFEVRQGVRTDSLPPVARTVVGAGDLVIDRSESWRREEDGHYTGEIAAEVAGVPCTVGGSMWLRDLTDGADASEFVVEGEVRVNVPFVGGKLEDLVADQVQKLLAAEERFTTEWLARRPA, from the coding sequence ATGGCACGCCGCATCGAGCACCGCAGCACCTCCGAGTGGCCCGCGTCGCAGGTGCATGCGGCGCTCATCGACCTCGACTATCTGCGGGAGCGCCTCACCGAGCTCGGGGGTACCCGCAACGAGCTCGTGGAGCACGCGGTGGACGGCGACGCGGTGCGCTTCGAGGTGCGCCAGGGCGTGCGCACGGACTCGCTGCCGCCGGTGGCGCGCACCGTCGTGGGCGCGGGTGACCTGGTGATCGACCGCAGCGAGTCCTGGCGGCGCGAGGAGGACGGGCACTACACCGGCGAGATCGCGGCCGAGGTCGCCGGGGTGCCGTGCACGGTCGGCGGATCGATGTGGCTGCGCGACCTGACCGACGGCGCCGACGCCAGCGAGTTCGTCGTCGAGGGCGAGGTGCGGGTGAACGTGCCGTTCGTCGGCGGCAAGCTCGAAGACCTCGTGGCCGACCAGGTGCAGAAGCTGCTGGCGGCCGAGGAGCGGTTCACCACCGAGTGGCTGGCCCGCCGGCCCGCCTGA
- a CDS encoding UDP-N-acetylmuramate dehydrogenase gives MSGAEGTSGGAPPTGEPTPHALSGHTTLRLGGPAAEFVLAEHPDQLAEAVRESDAAGQRLLVLGGGSNLVIADGGFDGRVVRIATRGRRYDIVDGFVQLTVEAGEDWDDVVADTVHQGLGNLECLSGIPGLTGATPVQNVGAYGVEISEMLVSVDLLDRHTGRIRTVLADDLGLVYRGSVLKHTADAVVLRARYLLRDGGESAPIRYAELARELDVTPGARVDVTRVREAVLRLRRTKGMVLDPEDHDTWSAGSFFTNPIVAADELPGVLELIAARVGPDERVPQYPASDGRTKLSAAWLIDRAGFGKGHAGPGGRAALSDKHTLALTNRGSASTADLLHLAREVRDGVRSAFGVSLAPEPVLVDCSL, from the coding sequence ATGTCCGGCGCCGAAGGAACCAGCGGTGGCGCGCCGCCGACCGGCGAGCCGACGCCCCACGCCCTGTCCGGCCACACGACGCTGCGCCTCGGCGGCCCGGCCGCCGAGTTCGTCCTGGCCGAACACCCCGACCAGCTGGCCGAGGCGGTCCGGGAGTCCGACGCGGCCGGTCAGCGGCTGCTGGTGCTGGGCGGCGGCTCGAACCTCGTGATCGCGGACGGGGGCTTCGACGGCCGGGTCGTGCGGATCGCCACCCGCGGTCGCCGCTACGACATCGTCGACGGATTCGTGCAGCTCACCGTCGAAGCGGGCGAGGACTGGGACGACGTCGTCGCCGACACCGTCCACCAGGGGCTGGGCAACTTGGAGTGCCTGTCCGGGATCCCGGGGCTCACCGGCGCCACCCCGGTGCAGAACGTCGGCGCCTACGGCGTGGAGATCTCCGAGATGCTCGTCTCGGTGGACCTGCTGGACCGGCACACCGGGCGGATCCGCACGGTGCTGGCCGACGACCTCGGGCTGGTCTACCGGGGCAGCGTGCTCAAGCACACCGCGGACGCGGTGGTGCTGCGCGCCCGCTACCTGCTGCGCGACGGCGGGGAGTCGGCGCCGATCCGGTACGCCGAGCTGGCCCGCGAACTCGACGTGACGCCGGGCGCCCGCGTCGACGTGACCCGGGTGCGCGAGGCCGTGCTGCGCTTACGGCGCACGAAGGGCATGGTGCTCGACCCCGAGGACCACGACACCTGGAGCGCGGGTTCCTTCTTCACCAACCCCATCGTGGCGGCCGACGAGCTGCCCGGAGTGCTGGAGCTGATCGCGGCCCGCGTGGGACCGGACGAGCGGGTGCCGCAGTACCCGGCTTCGGACGGGCGCACGAAGCTCTCCGCCGCGTGGTTGATCGACCGCGCCGGGTTCGGCAAGGGCCACGCGGGCCCCGGCGGGCGCGCGGCGCTGTCCGACAAGCACACCCTGGCGTTGACCAACCGGGGCTCGGCGAGCACCGCCGACCTGCTCCACCTGGCGCGTGAAGTCCGCGACGGGGTGCGTTCGGCGTTCGGCGTGTCACTGGCGCCCGAGCCCGTCCTGGTGGACTGTTCGCTCTGA